A genome region from Setaria italica strain Yugu1 chromosome III, Setaria_italica_v2.0, whole genome shotgun sequence includes the following:
- the LOC101777965 gene encoding protein enabled homolog → MAATADPRAKPLAAPSPPHHLEPWAAHQPPPHRMPVLPAVAPPAGGGCAAARDRRRPSSSHRRGGAAQAVVGEEPCGGGIEALRARLMGHLRDAADRLRVPQPGPASSRGSSLPHPPPLPPKAASPPPEMDSEPEPELRAPPPPPPPPPAAPQKQQEQPQAADAATTTRPWNLRERSRRRPAPRSWAASPSPPPSSSSRRRRKRAPFSVSLTAEEIEEDIYALTGARPRRRPRKRPRAVQRQLDSLFPGLWLTEITADAYRVPDE, encoded by the exons ATGGCGGCCACGGCAGATCCGCGGGCGAAGCCcctggcggcgccgtcgccgccgcaccacctcGAGCCGTGGGCGGCGCATCAgcctccaccgcaccgcatgcCCGTCCTCCCCGCGGTGGCCCCGCCCGCGGGTGGCGGGTGCGCGGCCGCCCGCGATCGCCGCCGACCGTCGTCGTCCCACCGGCGGGGCGGCGCTGCCCAGGCCGTCGTCGGGGAGGAGccgtgcggcggcgggatcGAGGCGCTCCGGGCCAGGCTCATGGGCCACCTGCGCGACGCAGCCGACCGGCTTCGCGTGCCCCAGCCTGGCCCTGCTTCTAGTCGGGGTTCCTCCCTGCCTCatcctcctccgctgccgccgaagGCCGCGAGCCCACCGCCCGAGATGGActccgagcccgagcccgagctccgcgcgccgcctccgcctcctcctcccccaccagCGGCCCCGCAgaagcagcaggagcagccacAGGCGGCAGACGCTGCCACGACCACGAGGCCGTGGAACCTGCGGGAGCggtcgcggcggcgcccggccccGAGGTCGTGGGCCGcgtcgccgtccccgccgccctcgtcgtcgtcgcggagGCGGCGCAAGCGGGCCCCGTTCTCCGTGTCCCTGACGGCGGAGGAGATCGAGGAGGACATCTACGCGCTGACCGGcgcccggccgcggcggcggccccgtaAGCGGCCGCGCGCCGTGCAGCGGCAGCTCGAT TCGCTGTTCCCCGGGCTGTGGCTGACCGAGATCACCGCCGACGCGTACCGGGTGCCGGACGAGTAG